Part of the Zea mays cultivar B73 chromosome 4, Zm-B73-REFERENCE-NAM-5.0, whole genome shotgun sequence genome is shown below.
accccaggtgtcagtttcgtgttatgtcgggagatttgtccctaacgcgaatgctcagtgaaagtttctatttctcgatcgtgtctatctctgtctatcaggctttctcttggaagttcaccgaattcggagttaatcgatcgcgagaaacaaccaattttggagcgtgttaaaaacttttaattctcagaacaaatgcagactcgaagatcattctcgaaatataaatctcatctgaagctctttaaatcaaactctcaacggctgttatttgatctgagcccgagtctaatttttttcgaaccttgatctatgttcgactattttattcggatccgtactctcaaacagaatactcaatatgtcgtcctctaatcattTTTATCCGATTCGGCCAAATATCTTATGTccgaaccgaattcaaaaccccgtatcgacagcgattttaaatAGTCACGATTCggtttctccgactaaaaatccaaagccgatcggAAGTCTAAgagaaacatttatttctaaaatagtgcgcgagaaattatttccgagcgaattcaaatcaaactctcggccgaattaatcatTCAAttgtccgttcgtccgaactctattTCGCTCTATTTTTCCGTAGCGACGAATTCCacaggagcatttttattccagAAAATAAATTAGCGCGACCCGATTGGgtattttgggccaagcccattcaggcccaataggcccactaaggaaaccctaaccctacctCATTCCTATAAATAGCAGCCCCTCTCCTTGCACTTGGttattttgcactcccacccctcaacAATTTCCAGCTGCCACAGCCTCCCTGTCTTCTTCCCCCACGCGCAGCAGCACCTTCTTCCCAGCGCGCAGGGAGCTCGACTCCCTTCCTCTCCATGGCGCCCAAGCCCTTCTTCCTCAAGCCGGCGCCCAAGCATGCTCCCTCCCCTGCCCTTCTTCTCCCATGGGCGCGAGCTCCACCTTCCCTGTTTTGTACGCCGCGCAGAAGCTCCTCCATGGCAGGCGCCCAGGCGAGCTTCCCCCATGGCGCTCGGCTCCCTGTTCCCTGGTGCCCTGTGGTCGCCCCCTTTTTCACCTGGACGCGCGCACCCCTCCTCCGGCTCGCCTCCCTTCAGGCAGGACCAGCTGCAGTTCTGCGCTCCACCTCCCTTGGCGCCCCTGCGACTTCCATGGCCGCCAGCCCTCCCTGCGAGCTCAGCTCCTCCCCATTCATGGCGCCCCCTGCTCTTCCCTGCCCGGCCAGGAAACGCCCAGGCCGGGAGCGCCTTGAGCTTGTCCCTGCTCCTCTCTCTCTACCAAGCGCCCCCCTGCAATCTTCCCCAAGCTGTCTTCCTCCTCTCCCCAACGGCGACCTCCTCTTTTCCTCTCTGTTCCAGACCGGCATCAGGGCAGTGCGCGCAAGCTCTCCCAGCCAAGGACAACTCCATCCCCTCCCCTGCTGCTGCTCGCCCCCTACCTCCTTTTCCCCTAGTGCGACAGCAAGGAACCCCTGTTCTGCCGGCAGCCAAGGCATCCAAGTTCTCTGCGCAGCGATGCCGGTCCAAAACAGCAGCCTCGGATCCCCTCCGCATCGCGTGCTTCGCTCGATCTGCGCAGTCCCGACCCACGCCGTCGCGTTGGTGTTTGGGGACAGCCCATGTCGTGTCGTTGATCTGCGCAGTTCGACCGTCTACGCGTCTCACTTCGCCGGATCTGCGCAGCCCCAACATCGACGACGTTCACCCCGGTGAGACGACGATGATCTTTGTTTGATTTCACATCGGCATTGTTCTCCGGTGATTAAATTGTGTATATGTGCTGTTTTGTTTTATTTTGTGGAGGCGAGGAACCCCGTGTTTTGCGTGGAGGAGAAGGCAAGTCGTTCAACGCTCGTCGACGTTCGAAGTTATGCGCAAATCGGAATCGCCATCGTCCTTACAAacaccgattgggtttgtttatggtgagccgatgcatgttGCTCTTGATCGACTCGATTAATTattttgaatggatgtgtgtaaaatgtttcgaTTATGCGCATTGGTGGGAtcgcgtttgcgattggagaacaagagtTTATTCGATGTATGCGATTTGTAGTCTGTACAATTATATTTTAGTCGATGTGGTGTACAATTGTGTTGGAGTGTGGGTAGGTataaaaatgttttggttataggccgtagcaaggttgccttcacgttttggtaagcaaacatgttgtgttgtttaatgtgatgagtaaattggaaatacgtgggatgcgaggatttaattagtgcacgtaggtgtgtgagtgccgtggtgtgatatagtagtggtggcgtgagatgtttgtttgaggtgtgcgggtatatgccgcgATGTGGTTATGCTCGCAACGAggaaagatgtatgtattgtgaCACGACGCTTAGATCGCTATTATATgatcgtgtgaaggatgctcaTGATGGTTGTGTGATTAAGGAGTGATGTAGTggcaagcgagaagtaagtttaatttTTCAAACGATTAGTGGATAGTATCTATCGGTGTTCtcatgatttttgttgtatggcAATGTGATGCTTTGCTTTGTCAATTATCACATTCCATGCccctttggataaataaatgtcttgttgatcgattagaggtcttatacgagcgttatcgcagcccaataattattggaggcgagtagcgttcataagtcggtccttgttaaaattgaagaacaatccgttaagatatgcacataagtgctttaggtccttcAGTAGCAAGTAAGTCTTATGAAGTTTTATGCCAGACGTTAATGCCTCTATGTTAgacctcctaaaatatggtgttctAAGTGACTTGTGTGTTGTCTTGTTTAAGTTG
Proteins encoded:
- the LOC109945516 gene encoding proline-rich receptor-like protein kinase PERK8 isoform X2; translated protein: MLPPLPFFSHGRELHLPCFVRRAEAPPWQAPRRASPMALGSLFPGALWSPPFSPGRAHPSSGSPPFRQDQLQFCAPPPLAPLRLPWPPALPASSAPPHSWRPLLFPARPGNAQAGSALSLSLLLSLYQAPPCNLPQAVFLLSPTATSSFPLCSRPASGQCAQALPAKDNSIPSPAAARPLPPFPLVRQQGTPVLPAAKASKFSAQRCRSKTAASDPLRIACFARSAQSRPTPSRWCLGTAHVVSLICAVRPSTRLTSPDLRSPNIDDVHPGEEPRVLRGGEGKSFNARRRSKLCANRNRHRPYKHRLGLFMDREMMIEPVMWCQPRDAVGGRPEDRWT
- the LOC109945516 gene encoding uncharacterized protein isoform X1, with translation MLPPLPFFSHGRELHLPCFVRRAEAPPWQAPRRASPMALGSLFPGALWSPPFSPGRAHPSSGSPPFRQDQLQFCAPPPLAPLRLPWPPALPASSAPPHSWRPLLFPARPGNAQAGSALSLSLLLSLYQAPPCNLPQAVFLLSPTATSSFPLCSRPASGQCAQALPAKDNSIPSPAAARPLPPFPLVRQQGTPVLPAAKASKFSAQRCRSKTAASDPLRIACFARSAQSRPTPSRWCLGTAHVVSLICAVRPSTRLTSPDLRSPNIDDVHPGEEPRVLRGGEGKSFNARRRSKLCANRNRHRPYKHRLGLFMVSRCMLLLIDSINYFEWMCVKCFDYAHWWDRVCDWRTRVYSMYAICSLYNYILVDVVYNCVGVWVGIKMFWL